Within the Streptomyces sp. R41 genome, the region GACTCCTACGCGCACAGCGGATAGGGACCGAACTGTCTCACGACGTTCTAAACCCAGCTCGCGTACCGCTTTAATGGGCGAACAGCCCAACCCTTGGGACCGACTCCAGCCCCAGGATGCGACGAGCCGACATCGAGGTGCCAAACCATCCCGTCGATATGGACTCTTGGGGAAGATCAGCCTGTTATCCCCGGGGTACCTTTTATCCGTTGAGCGACGGCGCTTCCACAAGCCACCGCCGGATCACTAGTCCCGACTTTCGTCCCTGCTCGACCCGTCGGTCTCACAGTCAAGCTCCCTTGTGCACTTACACTCAACACCTGATTGCCAACCAGGCTGAGGGAACCTTTGGGCGCCTCCGTTACTCTTTGGGAGGCAACCGCCCCAGTTAAACTACCCATCAGACACTGTCCCTGATCCGGATCACGGACCCAGGTTAGACATCCAGCACGACCAGACTGGTATTTCAACGACGACTCCACACTGGCTGGCGCCAATGCTTCACAGTCTCCCAGCTATCCTACACAAGCCGAACCGAACACCAATATCAAACTGTAGTAAAGGTCCCGGGGTCTTTCCGTCCTGCTGCGCGAAACGAGCATCTTTACTCGTAGTGCAATTTCACCGGGCCTATGGTTGAGACAGTCGAGAAGTCGTTACGCCATTCGTGCAGGTCGGAACTTACCCGACAAGGAATTTCGCTACCTTAGGATGGTTATAGTTACCACCGCCGTTTACTGGCGCTTAAGTTCTCAGCTTCGCCACCCCGAAGAGTGACTAACCGGTCCCCTTAACGTTCCAGCACCGGGCAGGCGTCAGTCCGTATACATCGCCTTACGGCTTCGCACGGACCTGTGTTTTTAGTAAACAGTCGCTTCTCGCTGGTCTCTGCGGCCACCCCCAGCTCAAGGAGCAAGTCCTCTCACCAGTGATGGCCCCCCTTCTCCCGAAGTTACGGGGGCATTTTGCCGAGTTCCTTAACCATAGTTCACCCGAACGCCTCGGTATTCTCTACCTGACCACCTGAGTCGGTTTAGGGTACGGGCCGCCATGAAACTCGCTAGAGGCTTTTCTCGACAGCATAGGATCATCCACTTCACCACAATCGGCTCGGCATCAGGTCTCAGCCTTGATGTGCGACGGATTTGCCTGCCGCACGGCCTACACCCTTACCCCGGGACAACCACCGCCCGGGATGGACTACCTTCCTGCGTCACCCCATCACTCACCTACTACCACCTTGGGCCGACGGCTCCACCACTTCCCTTTCCCCGAAGGGTCCGGGACGGCTTCACGGTCTTAGCATTAATGGGCTCGATGTTTGACGCTTCACAGCGGGTACCGGAATATCAACCGGTTATCCATCGACTACGCCTGTCGGCCTCGCCTTAGGTCCCGACTTACCCTGGGCAGATCAGCTTGACCCAGGAACCCTTAGTCAATCGGCGCACACGTTTCTCACGTGTGTATCGCTACTCATGCCTGCATTCTCACTCGTGAACCGTCCACCACTGCCTTCCGGCGCGGCTTCACCCGGCACACGACGCTCCCCTACCCATCACAGCCTCCGTTGGGAGTATTGCTGCAATGACACGACTTCGGCGGTACGCTTGAGCCCCGCTACATTGTCGGCGCGGAATCACTAGACCAGTGAGCTATTACGCACTCTTTCAAGGGTGGCTGCTTCTAAGCCAACCTCCTGGTTGTCTGTGCGACTCCACATCCTTTCCCACTTAGCGTACGCTTAGGGGCCTTAGTCGATGCTCTGGGCTGTTTCCCTCTCGACCATGGAGCTTATCCCCCACAGTCTCACTGCCGCGCTCTCACTTACCGGCATTCGGAGTTTGGCTAAGGTCAGTAACCCGGTAGGGCCCATCGCCTATCCAGTGCTCTACCTCCGGCAAGAAACACACGACGCTGCACCTAAATGCATTTCGGGGAGAACCAGCTATCACGGAGTTTGATTGGCCTTTCACCCCTAACCACAGGTCATCCCCCAGGTTTTCAACCCTGGTGGGTTCGGTCCTCCACGACCTCTTACAGCCGCTTCAACCTGCCCATGGCTAGATCACTCCGCTTCGGGTCTTGAGCGCGCTACTATACCGCCCTATTCGGACTCGCTTTCGCTACGGCTTCCCCACACGGGTTAACCTCGCAACACACCGCAAACTCGCAGGCTCATTCTTCAAAAGGCACGCAGTCACGACGCACTGAGTAAACTCAATGCGCGACGCTCCCACGGCTTGTAGGCACACGGTTTCAGGTACTATTTCACTCCGCTCCCGCGGTACTTTTCACCATTCCCTCACGGTACTATCCGCTATCGGTCACCAGGGAATATTTAGGCTTAGCGGGTGGTCCCGCCAGATTCACACGGGATTTCTCGGGCCCCGTGCTACTTGGGTGTCTCTCAAACGAGCCGTTGACGTTTCGACTACGGGGGTCTTACCCTCTACGCCGGACCTTTCGCATGTCCTTCGCCTACATCAACGGTTTCTGACTCGTCCTGTCGCCGGCAGACGACAGAAGAGAGATCCCACAACCCCCCAAGCGCAACCCCTGCCGGGTCTCACACGCTTGAGGTTTGGCCTCATCCGGTTTCGCTCGCCACTACTCCCGGAATCACGGTTGTTTTCTCTTCCTGCGGGTACTGAGATGTTTCACTTCCCCGCGTTCCCTCCACATGCCCTATGTGTTCAGGCATGGGTGACAGCCCATGACGACTGCCGGGTTTCCCCATTCGGAAACCCCCGGATCAAAGCCTGGTTGACGACTCCCCGGGGACTATCGTGGCCTCCCACGTCCTTCATCGGTTCCTGGTGCCAAGGCATCCACCGTGCGCCCTTAAAAACTTGGCCACAGATGCTCGCGTCCACTGTGCAGTTCTCAAACAACGACCAACCACCCATCACCCCCGGTACAACCCGGAGTTCACTGGGGCCGGCACTGAAGGCAGCCGCATTCGGCCGTACCCTCAGACACCCAACAGCGTGCCCGGCACCCTCGCCACTCGTGATCAGCGTTCCACGCCCCGAAGGACAGTACTTGCAGCCCGAGATGACTGAGAGTGCCGAATAATCAACGTTCCACCCATGAGCAACCACCGTCGAACGTGTGCCGACGTAATGGCCCTGGACCACCGAGCAAGCTCGGCGGCCTAGATGCTCCTTAGAAAGGAGGTGATCCAGCCGCACCTTCCGGTACGGCTACCTTGTTACGACTTCGTCCCAATCGCCAGTCCCACCTTCGACAGCTCCCTCCCACAAGGGGTTGGGCCACCGGCTTCGGGTGTTACCGACTTTCGTGACGTGACGGGCGGTGTGTACAAGGCCCGGGAACGTATTCACCGCAGCAATGCTGATCTGCGATTACTAGCAACTCCGACTTCATGGGGTCGAGTTGCAGACCCCAATCCGAACTGAGACAGGCTTTTTGAGATTCGCTCCGCCTCGCGGCTTCGCAGCTCTTTGTACCTGCCATTGTAGCACGTGTGCAGCCCAAGACATAAGGGGCATGATGACTTGACGTCGTCCCCACCTTCCTCCGAGTTGACCCCGGCAGTCTCCTGTGAGTCCCCATCACCCCGAAGGGCATGCTGGCAACACAGAACAAGGGTTGCGCTCGTTGCGGGACTTAACCCAACATCTCACGACACGAGCTGACGACAGCCATGCACCACCTGTCACCCGACCACAAGGGGGGCACCATCTCTGATGCTTTCCGGGTGATGTCAAGCCTTGGTAAGGTTCTTCGCGTTGCGTCGAATTAAGCCACATGCTCCGCTGCTTGTGCGGGCCCCCGTCAATTCCTTTGAGTTTTAGCCTTGCGGCCGTACTCCCCAGGCGGGGCACTTAATGCGTTAGCTGCGGCACCGACGACGTGGAATGTCGCCAACACCTAGTGCCCACCGTTTACGGCGTGGACTACCAGGGTATCTAATCCTGTTCGCTCCCCACGCTTTCGCTCCTCAGCGTCAGTAATGGCCCAGAGATCCGCCTTCGCCACCGGTGTTCCTCCTGATATCTGCGCATTTCACCGCTACACCAGGAATTCCGATCTCCCCTACCACACTCTAGCCTGCCCGTATCGACTGCAGACCCGGGGTTAAGCCCCGGGCTTTCACAACCGACGCGACAAGCCGCCTACGAGCTCTTTACGCCCAATAATTCCGGACAACGCTTGCGCCCTACGTATTACCGCGGCTGCTGGCACGTAGTTAGCCGGCGCTTCTTCTGCAGGTACCGTCACTTTCGCTTCTTCCCTGCTGAAAGAGGTTTACAACCCGAAGGCCGTCATCCCTCACGCGGCGTCGCTGCATCAGGCTTTCGCCCATTGTGCAATATTCCCCACTGCTGCCTCCCGTAGGAGTCTGGGCCGTGTCTCAGTCCCAGTGTGGCCGGTCGCCCTCTCAGGCCGGCTACCCGTCGTCGCCTTGGTGAGCCACTACCTCACCAACAAGCTGATAGGCCGCGGGCTCATCCTTCACCGCCGGAGCTTTCAACCGCAGACCATGCGGTCCGCAGTGTCATCCGGTATTAGACCCCGTTTCCAGGGCTTGTCCCAGAGTGAAGGGCAGATTGCCCACGTGTTACTCACCCGTTCGCCACTAATCCACCCCGAAGGGCTTCATCGTTCGACTTGCATGTGTTAAGCACGCCGCCAGCGTTCGTCCTGAGCCAGGATCAAACTCTCCGTGAATGTTTTCCCGTAATCGGGACGACACCACGAGAGCGGAACCGTCCGAGGAATAATCGAAACAGTTCACAGCGTCCTCGCTGTGCGCCTGCCAGGCATCGCCCGGCAGGACTTTTTCAAAGGAACCTCGTCCCGGCCGATCAGCCGGAGACGGGGTATCAACATATCTGGCGTTGATTTTTGGCACGCTGTTGAGTTCTCAAGGAACGGACGCTTCCTTTGTACTCACCCGAGAAACTCTCTCAGGCTTTCCTCCGGGCGCTTCCCTTCGGTGTTCCAAACTCTATCAGTGTTTCTCTGTCTCTCTGACCACCGTCCTGCGGACATGCAGAACGAGACCCCGAGATAGGATCTGACAAGTTGGGTGCTGCCAGGCAAGGACGCTTGGTTGCGTCGCTCGGCCTCAAGCAGGTGTACGACTCTACATGGGGCCCGGGAGCAGGCGCAAATCGTTTGCGCTGTGCTCTACGGCCGCCAACCGGGACGTCTCATGCGGAACCGGTAGTTCATATGACATACCCTGCTCCACAGTGCGCCGTCCGGGACAGGCAGTGACGGCCCATATAAATCTCCACCCCTGGGAGGCTTCCCATGACCACCGTGACGTCCCCTATTGCAGGACGCGCCATCGGACTCACCGCGGTACCTGATCCCGTGTTCTCCGGGGCGATGGTGGGCCCCGGCACAGCGATCGACCCCGTGCGCGAGCCTTCGGAGGCTGTCGCCCCCGTGGACGGCGTGATTGTGTCGCTTCACCCGCACGCTTTTGTCGTCGTCGACGGCGAGGGTCACGGTGTGCTCACCCACCTGGGTATCGACACCGTACAGCTCAACGGTGAGGGCTTCGAGCTGCTCGTCAACAAGGGTGACACCGTCACGCGGGGTCAGAGCGTCGTGCGTTGGAACCCGGCCGTCGTCGAGAAGGCCGGAAAGTCCCCGGTGTGCCCGATCGTGGCGCTTGAGGCCACCGCCGACTCCCTCTCCGACCTCCAGGAGGACGGAGACACGAAGGCCGGCGACATCCTCTTCACCTGGCGCTGACCTCCAGGCCGTCAAAGACGGCGGCTTGGACAACCACCGCGGCGGCGGGACCCGCCGCACTATCGGAGACGGGTGAGATGGAGACAACGCTGCGAGGCGTCGGCGTGAGCCACGGTGTGGCGATCGGCGAGGTTCGGCACATGGGAACGGCGGTTCTTGAACCGCCTGCCAAGCAGATCCCTGCGGAGGACGCGGAGCGCGAACAGGGGCGTGCCCGCCAGGCCGTGGAGGCTGTGGCAGCCGACCTGATTGCGCGCGGCAATCTGGCGGGGGGCGAAGCCCAGGCGGTGCTCGAGGCACAGGCCATGATGGCCCTGGACCCCGAGCTCATGGCGGATGTGGAACGGCGGATCGCGGTCGGCAGCACAGCGGAGCGCGCGGTCTACGACGCCTTCGCCGCGTACCGCGCGCTGCTGGCCGGCGCCGGTGAGTACCTTGCCGGCCGCGTGGCCGACCTCGACGACGTGCGGAACCGTATCGTCGCCCGGCTGCTCGGGGTGCCCATGCCGGGTGTCCCGGACAGCGACGAGCCGTACGTCCTTATTGCTCGTGACCTGGCGCCTGCCGACACGGCGCTGCTCGACCCCACTCTGGTGCTCGGTTTCGTGACGGAGGAGGGCGGGCCGACCAGCCACAGCGCGATTCTGGCGCGTGCGCTTGGCGTACCCGCCGTGGTCGCCCTCCCCGGTGCCGGTGAGCTCGCCGAGGGCACGTTGATCGCCGTGGACGGCAGCACCGGTGAGATCTTCGTGGAGCCGAGCGCTGAGAAGAAGGCGCAGCTGGAGGCCGCGGCGGCGGAGCGCAAGGCGGCGTTGTCCGCGTCGACGGGTCCGGGTGCCACCTCCGACGGTCACAAGGTGCCGCTGCTGGCGAACGTCGGCGGTCCGGCGGACGTGCCGGCCGCTGTCGAGGCCGGTGCCGAGGGTGTCGGTCTGTTCCGTACCGAGTTCCTCTTCTTGGACGACAGCAAGAACGCGCCGTCCGAGGAGAAGCAGGTCGAGGCGTACCGTCAGGTGCTCGAGGCCTTCCCCGAGGGCCGTGTCGTGGTGCGTGTGCTCGACGCGGGCGCCGACAAGCCGCTCGACTTCCTGACTCCGGCCGACGAGCCGAACCCGGCGCTGGGTGTGCGGGGGCTTCGGTCGCTGCTCGACCACCCCGATGTGCTGCGTACGCAGCTGACCGCCCTCGCGAAGGCTTCGGAGGGGCTGCCGGTCTACCTCGAAGTGATGGCGCCGATGGTCGCGGACCGCACCGACGCCAAGGCGTTCGCGGACGCTTGCCGTGCGGCCGGGCTGCAGGCGAAGTTCGGCGCGATGGTGGAGATCCCGTCGGCCGCGCTGCGTGCGCGGTCGATCCTGCAGGAGGTCGAGTTCCTGTCCCTGGGGACCAACGACCTCGCGCAGTACACCTTCGCCGCCGACCGACAGGTGGGTGCGGTGTCCCGTCTGCAGGACCCGTGGCAGCCCGCGCTGCTCGACCTGGTTGCGCTGTCCGCCGAGGCGGCGAAGGCCGAGGGCAAGAGCTGTGGTGTCTGCGGTGAGGCCGCGTCGGACCCCCTGCTCGCGTGTGTGCTGACCGGTCTGGGCATCACCTCCCTTTCCATGGGTGCCGCGTCCATTCCTTATGTTCGGGCGACGCTTGCCAAGTACACGCTGGCCCAGTGCGAGCGTGCGGCCGCGGCCGCACGTGCCGCGGACACGGCCGAAGAGGCACGTGCCGCGGCGCAGGCGGTGCTGTCCGGCGAGTAACCGGGCCGCGTCTCCGCTCGACCGGGGTCCAGGGGCGCTCCACCCACGGGTGGGGCGCCCCTTCGCGTTCAGTGCGTGTGGCCCGTCCCTTGTCCTTCGTCTCCGAGGTCAGGTGGCACGCAGTAGTCGACACCCGATTCCGGGGAGACGAGGTCACCGGAATCGGCGTCGGTGCAGTAGGCGTCGAAGACTTCCGCGGCGGTCAGGGGTTCCAGGTCTTCGCCGCGCAGGCGCCATCCGTAGACACAGTCGGTGGTGTCGGGCGCGGTGGTGCGCATGACCAGGCCTCCGGCACTCCGTGTCGCGATGCCGAGGGCCAGCACGGTGGTGAATTCGAGGGCTTCTGTCTCGTCGAGGCGGGTACCGCCCTCTGGGGCGCCATCGGCACGGAGTACGGCGACGAGCGTCTCGGGGGCTGTCGAGACGCTGCAGACGAGGTGCAGGTCGCCGCGGCCCGCTGTGTCGATGACGCGGGCGAGCAGGTGGGAGGCGCGGGCGAACGACGCTCGACCGATGTCCTCACCGCAGGACGCGCAGTTGCCGATGCGTGCCAGGAGTGTGGTCGCGTACTCCCAGGTGGCCTTGCGGACTGCCTCGTCGACCAGGTCCGGGACGAGTTCGTCGAGGGGCTGTCCGTCATACGGAACGGTGGGGCCCATAGCGGCCAGCTCGGCGGTGAAGCGTGTGCGGCTGGCCGGGGCGTCGGGTTCCAGGCCGCTTCCGGCGCAGAACTCCGCGTACTCCTCGGGGTCGAAGAGTGCCACCGTGGTGTGGCTGCCCTGGGCGGCGAGGGTCCTGAGCAGGGCTTCCACCTGCTGGAGGTAGGTGGTGTGGTCGTCGAAGGCGAAGGTGCGATAGCGCCGCATCGCCGTGAAGTCTTGTTCGTCGGTCAACAGGCCGATGGTGCCAGCGATTTCGCGGCGCAGAACGCGTCGCATGGTCTGGTGCTGGGTGTGCGCCATGTTTCCCCCTTTGTGCACAGTCGATCAATACTCACTCACAGTAACCGGCGGCACTGACAATGCTGGGCGAGCGAGGTGGTCGCGCACCAGGCGGTGCTGAAACAGGCAGGTCACGGCAATGATCGCGCCGAATGCCGTCCAGCCGAGGGGGCCGGTGGCGATGGCCGCGGTGACAGCCAGTGGCCCGACGCTGCGCTGGGCGGACTGCGCGAGTCCGTGAACGCCCAGGTAGGCGCCCTGGGCCGTCTCGGGGGCGAGGGCGACGGAGAGTTCCCAGGAGACGGTGGCGTGGAGCATCTCGGCGACGGTGAAGGCGGCTGCCGCGGCGGTGAGGAGCAGGGTCGCGGCGACGGCCCCGCCCGTGGCGGAGAGCGCCATGGCGACGCCGCCCAGGGCGAAGACGGCGGAGAGCGGGAGCAGCAGGGCGCGCGCCGCGGCTGTGGTGGCGCCGAACCGGGCGAGGGGGACCTGGAGAGCCACCACCATCACGTTGTTGAGGACCATGAGCAGCGGGGCGAGGCCGTGTGGTGCGTGGTCGGAATGGGCGATCCACAGCGGCAGTCCGACCTTGAACAGGGCGTCGTCGAGGAAGAGGACGGTCTCGGTGGCGACGTACGCGAGGTAGGTGCGGTCACGCCACGGGCCGGCCGGGCGTGTAGCGGGGGCAGGGTCCTTCGATGTGGCGATCGTGCGGGTGGCCGAAGGCGGTTCGCCGCAGCGCGTGGTGACGAGGGCGACGGCCACGAAGGAAAGGGCGTCGCCCACCAGAAGCCACCGGTAGGCCGCGGTGGTGCCGATGGCGAGCGCCCCGGCGGCGGCGAGACCGCCCAGGGCCCAGCCGGCGTTGGCGACAGTGCGGTTGACGGCCTGATAGCGGACGCGGTCCGGTCCCGCGATGCGGGTGGCGTACAGCTTGGTGAGGACGTTGGCGGCGCGGTCTCCGAGACTGCCTGCGGCGGAGAAGGCCAGCAGCAGGGCGTAGTTGTCGGAAGTCAGCAGTGCGAAGGAGGCCAGGGCCCGCAGGAGTTGGAGGGCGATCAGGACGTGGGTGAGCGGCAGACGGTCGGCGATTCGGCCGCCGAGCGGTGCGCCGGCGATGCCTACGGCTCCGGACACGGCGACGAGGGTGCCGACCTCGGCGACGGAGAGACCGGTGACGTAAGTGAAGTACAGGACGGAGACGGATGCCCACAGGCCGCTGCCGATCCGGTCGACGAGGGCGATCCAGAGCATTCTGCGGCCGTCCCGGCCTCCTGGAATGCGTGTCGACCATGCGGCTGCGCGGCGCATCCGACTCACTGCTCCCCCTTGCCTCGCATTATGTATTGATACATATTTGGTAACGTGGCAACACAATATGGGATCAGTGGCACGACGGCCAAGGGAATTGCCTCGTCCGTCGAACGAGGCGTGTCCGAAGGCGCGTTGGAGCCGGGGACGGCGCTGCCTCCGGTGCGCAGACTTGCCGACGAGCTCGGTGTGAGTCCGGGGACGGTCGCGACGGCCTACAAGGACCTGCGGCGGCGCGGGATCGTGGTGACCCGGGGGCGCGGCGGGACCGTGGTCGCCGCCGCGCCCTCGGTCGCGTCGCGGCGGCCGCCGAAAGTGCCGGCCGGACTGCGCGACTTGGCGGGCGGGCATCCGGACCCCGAACTGCTGCCCCATCTGGTGCCACCGTCGCGGCTCTCCCCCGGTGCGCGGTCGCACCGCAGTACACCGCGGCTGGCGCGACTGGAGGACGCGGTCCGGGACTGGCTTGGGCCCGACGGGGTGCCGACGGACCACGTGACGTTCGCGCACGGTGCGCTGGATCTGATCGGGCGGCTGCTGTCGGTGGAGTTGCGGCCGGGCGACGCCGTTGCCATGGAGGACCCCGGATATCACCATCTGCTTGATCTGGTCACGGCATTGGGTTTGCGTACCGTTCCGGTCGCGGTGGACGACGAGGGGATCCTCCCCGAGGCGTTGCGCGGTGCCCTGCGGACGGGTGTACGCGCGGTGGTGTGCAGTCCGCGGGCGCAGAATCCGTACGGCGGATGTTTCTCGGCGGAGCGCCGGGACGCGCTTGTCGAGGTGCTTCAGGAGGAGCCCGATGTGCTGGTCGTGGAGAACGACCACGCGTCCGCCGTCGCGGATGCGCCTTTGCGCACGTTGACCGCGGGTGGTCTGCGGCGCTGGGTGCACGTGCGGACCGTGAGCAAGTTCCTGGGGACCGATCTGCGGTGGGCCGCGGCGGCCTGTGATCCGACGACGCTGGCTCGGCACGACGGTCGACTGCTGTTGACGTCGGGCTGGGTCAGTCACCTGTTGCAGGAGACGGTGTACGGGCTCATGACGGACGACGGCACGCGCGCGTTGGTCGCGCGCGCCCAGAAGACGTACGGGCTGCGGCGCGGCGCCCTCGTCCGGGAGCTCGCGGAGCGCGGGATCGAGGCGCACGGTGAGAGTGGGATGAATCTCTGGGTGCCCGTGCGGGACGAGTCGGCCGTCGTGAACGGGCTGCGGTCGTACGGGTGGTGGGTCGCGGCGGGTGCGCGCTTCCGGCTCGCTTCCGGACCCGGTGTACGGATTTCGGTCGCGGATCTCGAACCCGCCGACGCGGTGCGGGTGGCCTCGGACTTCGCTGCCGTGCTCGGCGAGTCCGAGGCCACCTACGGGGGATGATCAGGCGCGCTTGCGGGCCAGCTCTTCGTAGAAGCGCAGTAGTTCGACGTTGTCCACGGAGCCGACGTTGACCGCCTTCTCCAAGGAGGCGCCCTGGAGGAGGCGTTTGACCGGGACCTCGATGCGCTTGCCCGTGAGGGTGTGGGGCACGCCGGGTACCTCGATGACCTCGTCGGGGACGTGGCGCGGAGAGAGCTGTTCGCGGATGGTCTGCTTGATGCGGTTCAGGAGGGCCTCATCGAGCACGGCTCCTGGGGCGAGGTGCACGAAGAGGGGCATCCAGTAGCCGCCGTCGGGCTGTTCGATGCCGATGACGAGCGACTCCTTGATCTCGGGGAGGCGTTCGACGGCTTCGTAGATGTCGGCCGATCCCATGCGTACGCCCTGGCGGTTGAGCGTGGAGTCGGAGCGGCCGTGGATGATGACGGAGCCGCGTGAAGTGACGGTGATCCAGTCGCCGTGGCGCCACACTCCGGGATACGTGTCGAAGTAGCTGTCGTGGTAGCGGCTCCCGTCGGGGTCGTTCCAGAAGCGGATGGGCATGGACGGCATCGGGTTGGTGACCACCAGTTCACCGACTTCGTCGGTGAGGGGCTTTCCACTGGGGTCCCAGGACTGGAGGTCGGTGCCGAGACCTGGAGCTTGGAGTTCGCCGATGTACACCGGGAGGGTCGGTACGGCTCCCGCGAAGCAGGAGCACACGTCGGTGCC harbors:
- a CDS encoding PTS glucose transporter subunit IIA; its protein translation is MTTVTSPIAGRAIGLTAVPDPVFSGAMVGPGTAIDPVREPSEAVAPVDGVIVSLHPHAFVVVDGEGHGVLTHLGIDTVQLNGEGFELLVNKGDTVTRGQSVVRWNPAVVEKAGKSPVCPIVALEATADSLSDLQEDGDTKAGDILFTWR
- the ptsP gene encoding phosphoenolpyruvate--protein phosphotransferase — translated: METTLRGVGVSHGVAIGEVRHMGTAVLEPPAKQIPAEDAEREQGRARQAVEAVAADLIARGNLAGGEAQAVLEAQAMMALDPELMADVERRIAVGSTAERAVYDAFAAYRALLAGAGEYLAGRVADLDDVRNRIVARLLGVPMPGVPDSDEPYVLIARDLAPADTALLDPTLVLGFVTEEGGPTSHSAILARALGVPAVVALPGAGELAEGTLIAVDGSTGEIFVEPSAEKKAQLEAAAAERKAALSASTGPGATSDGHKVPLLANVGGPADVPAAVEAGAEGVGLFRTEFLFLDDSKNAPSEEKQVEAYRQVLEAFPEGRVVVRVLDAGADKPLDFLTPADEPNPALGVRGLRSLLDHPDVLRTQLTALAKASEGLPVYLEVMAPMVADRTDAKAFADACRAAGLQAKFGAMVEIPSAALRARSILQEVEFLSLGTNDLAQYTFAADRQVGAVSRLQDPWQPALLDLVALSAEAAKAEGKSCGVCGEAASDPLLACVLTGLGITSLSMGAASIPYVRATLAKYTLAQCERAAAAARAADTAEEARAAAQAVLSGE
- a CDS encoding MFS transporter, which encodes MLWIALVDRIGSGLWASVSVLYFTYVTGLSVAEVGTLVAVSGAVGIAGAPLGGRIADRLPLTHVLIALQLLRALASFALLTSDNYALLLAFSAAGSLGDRAANVLTKLYATRIAGPDRVRYQAVNRTVANAGWALGGLAAAGALAIGTTAAYRWLLVGDALSFVAVALVTTRCGEPPSATRTIATSKDPAPATRPAGPWRDRTYLAYVATETVLFLDDALFKVGLPLWIAHSDHAPHGLAPLLMVLNNVMVVALQVPLARFGATTAAARALLLPLSAVFALGGVAMALSATGGAVAATLLLTAAAAAFTVAEMLHATVSWELSVALAPETAQGAYLGVHGLAQSAQRSVGPLAVTAAIATGPLGWTAFGAIIAVTCLFQHRLVRDHLARPALSVPPVTVSEY
- a CDS encoding aminotransferase class I/II-fold pyridoxal phosphate-dependent enzyme, producing the protein MATQYGISGTTAKGIASSVERGVSEGALEPGTALPPVRRLADELGVSPGTVATAYKDLRRRGIVVTRGRGGTVVAAAPSVASRRPPKVPAGLRDLAGGHPDPELLPHLVPPSRLSPGARSHRSTPRLARLEDAVRDWLGPDGVPTDHVTFAHGALDLIGRLLSVELRPGDAVAMEDPGYHHLLDLVTALGLRTVPVAVDDEGILPEALRGALRTGVRAVVCSPRAQNPYGGCFSAERRDALVEVLQEEPDVLVVENDHASAVADAPLRTLTAGGLRRWVHVRTVSKFLGTDLRWAAAACDPTTLARHDGRLLLTSGWVSHLLQETVYGLMTDDGTRALVARAQKTYGLRRGALVRELAERGIEAHGESGMNLWVPVRDESAVVNGLRSYGWWVAAGARFRLASGPGVRISVADLEPADAVRVASDFAAVLGESEATYGG